The following coding sequences are from one Oncorhynchus clarkii lewisi isolate Uvic-CL-2024 chromosome 20, UVic_Ocla_1.0, whole genome shotgun sequence window:
- the LOC139375919 gene encoding CMP-N-acetylneuraminate-beta-1,4-galactoside alpha-2,3-sialyltransferase-like isoform X2 yields MKSSHKLLFVLCPMLVLGFIYYSSGKLHLHVWGQKPQLEADVALTVGQIVGSVYDKQGFLLKLDAKLSAELAYKYGNLSEGVCKPGYAAAKMTAIYPKFMKPAPMFLDRNFKRLAKVSSYLPPFGFKTQETIIDIILTATKNYGLGQDVDSLICKRCIIVGNGGILANKSLGSRIDDYDIVVRLNEAPVTGFGKDVGTKTTMRITYPEGAIQKPERYEKDSLFVFSAFKPLDFKWLRQMVFREKLHGTEGFWKSVARYVPKKPTEMRILNPYFIQEAAFQFIGLPLNNGLMGKGNIPTLGTVAITMALHNCDEVAVAGFGYDMNTPHAPLHYYETVKMSAIKESWTHNISKEKEFLRKLVKANVITDLTNGI; encoded by the exons AGTTGGAAGCGGACGTTGCTCTCACCGTGGGACAAATAGTAGGCTCAG TGTATGATAAGCAGGGCTTTCTGCTGAAGCTGGATGCAAAGTT GTCAGCAGAATTGGCGTACAAGTATGGCAACCTCAGCGAAGGAGTGTGCAAGCCAGGCTACGCAGCTGCCAAGATGACTGCCATCTATCCAAA GTTCATGAAGCCAGCTCCCATGTTTCTCGACCGGAACTTCAAGCGTCTGGCCAAAGTCAGCAGTTACTTACCTCCATTTGGATTCAAAACACAAG aaacAATCATAGACATTATTCTAACTGCCACAAAGAACTATGGGCTGGGTCAAGACGTTGACAG TTTAATTTGTAAAAGATGCATTATCGTGGGCAATGGTGGTATCCTGGCTAATAAGTCTCTGGGCTCCCGAATCGATGATTACGACATTGTGGTGAG GTTGAACGAGGCTCCGGTGACTGGTTTCGGCAAGGACGTGGGCACCAAGACCACCATGCGTATTACCTACCCCGAGGGGGCCATCCAGAAGCCTGAGCGATACGAGAAGGACTCGCTCTTCGTCTTCTCTGCCTTCAAACCGCTGGACTTCAAGTGGCTCAGACAGATGGTCTTCAGAGAGAAGCTG cATGGTACAGAGGGCTTCTGGAAGTCAGTGGCCCGTTACGTCCCGAAGAAGCCCACAGAGATGCGCATCCTCAACCCCTACTTCATCCAGGAGGCTGCCTTCCAGTTCATCGGCCTGCCACTCAACAACGGCCTCATGGGGAAAGGG AACATTCCAACCCTGGGTACGGTCGCCATAACGATGGCCCTGCATAACTGTGACGAGGTGGCGGTGGCCGGCTTCGGCTACGACATGAACACGCCCCACGCGCCCTTGCACTACTACGAGACGGTCAAGATGTCCGCCATCAAAGAG TCCTGGACACACAACATATCCAAGGAGAAGGAGTTCCTCCGCAAGCTGGTGAAGGCCAACGTCATCACGGACCTGACCAACGGCATTTGA
- the LOC139375919 gene encoding CMP-N-acetylneuraminate-beta-1,4-galactoside alpha-2,3-sialyltransferase-like isoform X1 has translation MKSSHKLLFVLCPMLVLGFIYYSSGKLHLHVWGQKPQIDSESTLIVPTKGQSTTELEADVALTVGQIVGSVYDKQGFLLKLDAKLSAELAYKYGNLSEGVCKPGYAAAKMTAIYPKFMKPAPMFLDRNFKRLAKVSSYLPPFGFKTQETIIDIILTATKNYGLGQDVDSLICKRCIIVGNGGILANKSLGSRIDDYDIVVRLNEAPVTGFGKDVGTKTTMRITYPEGAIQKPERYEKDSLFVFSAFKPLDFKWLRQMVFREKLHGTEGFWKSVARYVPKKPTEMRILNPYFIQEAAFQFIGLPLNNGLMGKGNIPTLGTVAITMALHNCDEVAVAGFGYDMNTPHAPLHYYETVKMSAIKESWTHNISKEKEFLRKLVKANVITDLTNGI, from the exons AGATTGATTCGGAGTCCACTCTCATAGTCCCAACTAAAGGTCAAAGCACCACAG AGTTGGAAGCGGACGTTGCTCTCACCGTGGGACAAATAGTAGGCTCAG TGTATGATAAGCAGGGCTTTCTGCTGAAGCTGGATGCAAAGTT GTCAGCAGAATTGGCGTACAAGTATGGCAACCTCAGCGAAGGAGTGTGCAAGCCAGGCTACGCAGCTGCCAAGATGACTGCCATCTATCCAAA GTTCATGAAGCCAGCTCCCATGTTTCTCGACCGGAACTTCAAGCGTCTGGCCAAAGTCAGCAGTTACTTACCTCCATTTGGATTCAAAACACAAG aaacAATCATAGACATTATTCTAACTGCCACAAAGAACTATGGGCTGGGTCAAGACGTTGACAG TTTAATTTGTAAAAGATGCATTATCGTGGGCAATGGTGGTATCCTGGCTAATAAGTCTCTGGGCTCCCGAATCGATGATTACGACATTGTGGTGAG GTTGAACGAGGCTCCGGTGACTGGTTTCGGCAAGGACGTGGGCACCAAGACCACCATGCGTATTACCTACCCCGAGGGGGCCATCCAGAAGCCTGAGCGATACGAGAAGGACTCGCTCTTCGTCTTCTCTGCCTTCAAACCGCTGGACTTCAAGTGGCTCAGACAGATGGTCTTCAGAGAGAAGCTG cATGGTACAGAGGGCTTCTGGAAGTCAGTGGCCCGTTACGTCCCGAAGAAGCCCACAGAGATGCGCATCCTCAACCCCTACTTCATCCAGGAGGCTGCCTTCCAGTTCATCGGCCTGCCACTCAACAACGGCCTCATGGGGAAAGGG AACATTCCAACCCTGGGTACGGTCGCCATAACGATGGCCCTGCATAACTGTGACGAGGTGGCGGTGGCCGGCTTCGGCTACGACATGAACACGCCCCACGCGCCCTTGCACTACTACGAGACGGTCAAGATGTCCGCCATCAAAGAG TCCTGGACACACAACATATCCAAGGAGAAGGAGTTCCTCCGCAAGCTGGTGAAGGCCAACGTCATCACGGACCTGACCAACGGCATTTGA